The Bacteroidota bacterium nucleotide sequence TCTTCTGCGCCAATAGCTGTCTGCACGGCGACGGCCGCATTGAGAAAATCACTCTGATTCTTTATTCCAACGGGCTCTGTTTCATACACGCTTGAAACTTTTACCACTCTCGTCGCAGGAACCGACCGCAACTTGAGCACCGCATCACCAAGGAAACGGAGCCTGTCGCCGACATTTGAGCCGATTCCCAGAAACACATGTTCCATGCGGGCCCCTATGGTCGTTCATCCCTGGAGGACTCTACCTCTACTTCCACGTGGTCGATGATCCCGTGCACCGCGGCCCCCGGTTTTCTGATACGGACGACGGTTTTGTGAACCGCCGGAAACTCGCTGAAAATCCCTTTCGCGATCGAATGCGCCAAAGCTTCTATGAGAAAGAATTTCTTTCCAACAACGGTCTGCTTCATGACGGCATAGACTTTTTCATAGTTGACCGTCGCAAGCAGATCATCCTTTTCCTTTGCTTCCGAGAGGTCGCAGTAGAGTTCAACATCGACTTCGAACTTGCCCCCGAGATTTTGCTCGTCGGACATCACGCCGTGATAAGCATAAAAAACGGCGTTATGAAGACGAATGATATCCAGCTTTTTCATCGGCGTATGGTCGTCACAATTTCTTTATCTT carries:
- the folB gene encoding dihydroneopterin aldolase; amino-acid sequence: MKKLDIIRLHNAVFYAYHGVMSDEQNLGGKFEVDVELYCDLSEAKEKDDLLATVNYEKVYAVMKQTVVGKKFFLIEALAHSIAKGIFSEFPAVHKTVVRIRKPGAAVHGIIDHVEVEVESSRDERP